A genomic window from bacterium includes:
- the rplN gene encoding 50S ribosomal protein L14: MIQESTRLTVADNSGAKTCECIRVLGGTRRRYARVGDIIIAAVKSAIPNGNVKKGQVVKCVVVRTRKEVGRKDGSYIRFSDNAAVILAENGEEPVGTRIFGPVARELRDKRFMKIVSLAPEVL, encoded by the coding sequence ATGATTCAGGAATCCACACGACTGACTGTCGCGGACAACTCGGGGGCCAAGACCTGCGAGTGCATCCGCGTGCTGGGCGGGACCCGTCGGCGCTACGCCCGGGTCGGCGACATCATCATCGCCGCCGTGAAATCGGCCATTCCCAACGGCAACGTGAAGAAGGGCCAGGTCGTCAAGTGCGTCGTCGTGCGCACCCGGAAGGAAGTCGGCCGCAAGGACGGTTCCTACATCCGGTTCAGCGACAACGCCGCGGTGATCCTGGCGGAGAACGGCGAGGAGCCCGTGGGCACCCGCATCTTCGGCCCGGTGGCCCGCGAGCTGCGCGACAAGCGCTTCATGAAGATCGTCTCGCTCGCGCCGGAGGTTCTGTGA